From a single Cytophagales bacterium WSM2-2 genomic region:
- the guaA gene encoding GMP synthase [glutamine-hydrolyzing]: MPEQILILDFGSQFTQLIARRVRELNIYCEIHPFNHIPPIHPGIKGVILSGSPCSVREEGAPDVDLKQFGGVPVLGVCYGAQLIAHKSGGTVQPSQHREYGRARLSTVDHHNELLKEISIDSQVWMSHADTIMSVPSNFEVTASTASVKIAAYKLKDERIYGIQFHPEVTHTLEGKNLLRNFTVHICGCAQDWTPDQFVETTVADLKSKLGNDKVVMALSGGVDSTVAAALVHKAIGKNLYCIFVDNGLLRKDEFEQVLKSYEGMGLNIKGVDAKEKFYTALKGLSDPEAKRKAIGKVFIDVFDEESHRISEVKWLGQGTIYPDVIESVSIKGPSATIKSHHNVGGLPAKMKLKVVEPLNTLFKDEVRLVGKTLQIDPAILGRHPFPGPGLGIRILGEVSADKVRILQSADQIYVSALRKHGLYEKVWQAGAVLLPIYTVGVMGDERTYEQVVALRAVMSVDGMTADWSHLPHEFLSEVSSDIINKVKGINRVVYDISSKPPATIEWE; the protein is encoded by the coding sequence ATGCCAGAGCAAATACTCATCCTCGATTTCGGATCTCAGTTTACTCAGTTGATCGCTCGCAGGGTTCGCGAACTGAATATTTATTGCGAAATCCACCCATTTAACCACATTCCGCCAATTCATCCCGGAATCAAGGGCGTAATTCTCTCCGGAAGTCCATGTTCCGTAAGGGAAGAGGGGGCCCCGGATGTTGACTTGAAGCAATTCGGGGGGGTGCCGGTACTTGGCGTTTGCTATGGAGCGCAACTCATTGCCCATAAAAGCGGGGGCACGGTGCAGCCATCACAACATCGGGAATACGGTCGCGCGCGACTGTCTACTGTAGATCACCATAATGAATTGCTCAAGGAGATTTCCATCGACTCACAGGTGTGGATGTCGCATGCGGACACGATCATGTCTGTGCCTTCCAATTTCGAGGTGACAGCCAGCACGGCTTCAGTGAAAATCGCTGCTTACAAATTAAAGGATGAAAGAATTTATGGCATTCAGTTTCATCCGGAAGTAACGCATACGCTCGAAGGGAAAAATCTTCTGAGAAATTTTACAGTACACATCTGCGGTTGCGCGCAAGACTGGACACCCGATCAATTTGTTGAAACGACTGTAGCCGATCTGAAAAGCAAGTTAGGCAATGACAAGGTGGTGATGGCGCTTTCGGGAGGCGTTGACTCTACAGTAGCAGCAGCACTCGTACACAAGGCTATTGGCAAAAACCTTTATTGCATTTTTGTTGATAATGGACTTCTTCGTAAAGATGAATTCGAGCAAGTGTTGAAGTCTTATGAAGGAATGGGCTTGAATATCAAAGGCGTTGACGCAAAAGAAAAATTTTATACAGCCTTGAAAGGCCTTTCCGATCCGGAAGCTAAACGCAAAGCAATTGGCAAAGTCTTTATCGATGTGTTTGACGAAGAGTCACACCGTATCTCGGAAGTGAAGTGGCTGGGCCAGGGGACAATCTATCCGGATGTGATCGAATCAGTGTCAATTAAAGGTCCATCCGCAACGATTAAGTCACACCATAACGTTGGAGGTCTTCCGGCAAAAATGAAATTGAAAGTGGTAGAGCCACTGAATACCTTATTTAAAGATGAAGTTCGTTTGGTGGGTAAGACCTTGCAAATTGATCCGGCAATTTTGGGGCGCCATCCTTTCCCTGGCCCGGGCTTGGGAATTCGGATTCTTGGCGAAGTGAGCGCAGACAAAGTCAGGATTCTCCAGTCAGCCGATCAGATTTATGTATCAGCTTTGCGTAAGCACGGACTATATGAGAAAGTATGGCAAGCTGGGGCCGTTCTGCTTCCGATTTACACAGTAGGAGTGATGGGTGATGAGCGTACTTATGAACAAGTTGTGGCATTGCGAGCAGTGATGAGCGTGGATGGGATGACGGCAGACTGGTCACATTTGCCACATGAATTTCTCAGTGAAGTTTCTTCGGATATCATTAATAAAGTAAAGGGCATTAATCGTGTCGTGTACGATATTAGTTCTAAACCTCCGGCAACGATCGAATGGGAATGA
- the purT gene encoding phosphoribosylglycinamide formyltransferase 2: MSSPIQIGTPLTSSAVKVMLLGSGELGKEVVIEFQRYGVEVIAVDRYAHAPAMQVAHRSYTISMLDGNALREVIYKERPNFIVPEVEAIATDTLVELEKEGFRIIPTANATRLTMNREGIRTLAAEKLQLKTSPYKFAGTKEEFTEAVKQIGIPCVVKPIMSSSGKGQSVVKSPGDIDHAWTYSQEGSRSGGGRVIVEGFIDFDFEITLLTIKHKDGVSFCEPIGHRQEHGDYQESWQPHPMTDKALKASQDIAKKVVTELGGTGIFGVEFFVKGDVVYFSELSPRPHDTGMVTMISQDLSEFALHVRAILGLPIPVIRQFGASASSVILVKGKSQNIIFNGLENALTEPDTQIRLFGKPEVNGERRMGVALAKAASIEEARAKANRAAASVRHTL, translated from the coding sequence ATGTCAAGCCCCATTCAAATCGGAACGCCACTCACTTCGTCAGCCGTAAAAGTCATGCTCCTGGGTTCAGGAGAATTAGGTAAAGAGGTGGTGATTGAGTTTCAACGTTACGGAGTTGAAGTAATAGCAGTTGATCGTTACGCTCATGCTCCCGCTATGCAGGTGGCTCATCGCAGTTATACAATTTCCATGCTCGATGGAAATGCTTTACGCGAAGTAATCTATAAAGAACGTCCGAATTTTATTGTCCCTGAAGTGGAAGCCATAGCAACAGACACTTTGGTAGAATTGGAGAAAGAAGGATTTCGGATTATTCCCACAGCCAACGCCACTCGACTTACCATGAATCGTGAAGGCATCCGGACATTAGCCGCGGAAAAACTACAGTTGAAAACTTCGCCTTACAAATTTGCAGGCACAAAAGAAGAATTCACAGAAGCAGTTAAACAAATTGGAATTCCTTGCGTGGTGAAACCAATCATGAGTTCATCCGGCAAAGGACAAAGTGTAGTGAAGTCGCCCGGAGACATCGACCACGCGTGGACTTATTCACAAGAAGGTTCACGAAGCGGTGGAGGCCGTGTGATTGTGGAAGGGTTCATCGATTTTGATTTTGAGATCACCCTGCTCACGATCAAACACAAAGACGGGGTTTCTTTTTGCGAACCGATTGGACATCGGCAGGAGCATGGCGACTACCAGGAGTCGTGGCAACCACATCCGATGACGGACAAAGCGTTAAAAGCCTCACAGGATATCGCCAAAAAAGTGGTAACCGAATTAGGAGGTACAGGAATTTTTGGAGTAGAATTTTTTGTGAAAGGCGATGTCGTTTATTTCAGCGAACTCTCACCACGACCACATGACACCGGAATGGTGACGATGATCTCGCAAGACCTGTCGGAGTTTGCGTTGCATGTACGAGCTATTTTGGGTCTGCCAATTCCTGTCATTCGCCAATTCGGTGCATCCGCTTCAAGTGTGATTTTGGTAAAAGGAAAATCACAAAACATTATTTTCAACGGACTTGAAAATGCATTGACAGAGCCCGACACGCAAATTCGGTTGTTCGGTAAACCTGAAGTTAATGGAGAACGAAGGATGGGAGTAGCATTGGCGAAAGCAGCCTCTATTGAAGAAGCGCGCGCAAAAGCAAACAGAGCTGCGGCAAGCGTCAGACACACGCTCTAG
- the hutI gene encoding imidazolonepropionase, which produces MADDILITHIKGLVQVRETHIDFVAGAAMSELPVISDAYLHISKNQIAGFGKMEKLPAVQAQTINASGSFVFPSFVDSHTHLVFAASREEEFVMKIKGATYAEIAAKGGGILNSAKKLRTASEEELFESTFIRANEIIRQGTGAVEIKSGYGLTVKDEVKMLRVARRIGKETPLKVKTTFLGAHAVPQDMTKSDYVKLVIEEMIPAVHEEKLADYIDVFCEEGFFSMEETERIVEAGKKFGMKPRIHANQLHRSGGVQVGVKTGAVSVDHLENLGDEEIQLLKKSSTMPTVLPGAAFFLNLPFPPARKMIEEGLPMAIASDYNPGSSPSGNMQTMLSLACIKMKMTPEEAINAATINTAFALELSQAYGSITVGKMANVFITKPVPSIAYLPYHFGNDFVDRVILNGQLIN; this is translated from the coding sequence ATGGCCGATGATATCCTGATCACTCACATCAAAGGCCTGGTCCAAGTGAGGGAAACTCACATTGATTTTGTGGCAGGTGCAGCGATGAGCGAATTGCCAGTCATTTCGGATGCCTATCTTCATATTTCAAAAAATCAAATAGCTGGTTTTGGCAAGATGGAAAAACTGCCTGCCGTTCAGGCGCAGACCATCAACGCATCAGGCAGTTTCGTTTTTCCATCCTTTGTTGACTCGCATACACACCTGGTTTTCGCAGCCAGCCGTGAGGAGGAATTTGTTATGAAAATCAAGGGGGCAACCTATGCCGAAATAGCAGCGAAAGGCGGAGGGATTTTAAATTCAGCAAAGAAATTAAGAACAGCGAGCGAGGAGGAGTTATTCGAAAGTACGTTCATCCGAGCAAATGAAATCATCCGCCAGGGTACAGGGGCGGTGGAGATCAAAAGCGGGTATGGCCTTACAGTCAAGGACGAAGTAAAAATGCTTCGCGTAGCCAGACGAATCGGAAAAGAAACTCCGTTGAAAGTAAAAACGACATTTCTCGGAGCGCATGCAGTTCCTCAAGACATGACAAAATCGGATTATGTGAAACTGGTCATTGAAGAAATGATTCCCGCAGTGCACGAAGAAAAACTGGCCGATTATATTGACGTCTTTTGTGAAGAAGGTTTTTTTAGCATGGAAGAAACTGAACGAATTGTAGAAGCAGGAAAAAAATTTGGAATGAAACCGCGAATTCATGCCAATCAACTTCATCGCTCGGGAGGAGTTCAGGTTGGAGTAAAGACGGGGGCGGTCAGCGTTGATCACCTGGAGAATTTGGGGGATGAAGAAATTCAACTTCTTAAAAAATCCAGCACGATGCCTACAGTGCTTCCTGGAGCTGCTTTCTTTTTGAACCTCCCGTTTCCACCGGCCCGTAAAATGATTGAAGAAGGATTGCCAATGGCTATCGCCAGCGACTACAATCCGGGGAGCTCACCGTCCGGAAATATGCAGACCATGCTTTCCCTCGCTTGTATAAAAATGAAGATGACTCCGGAGGAGGCGATCAATGCAGCAACAATCAATACTGCTTTTGCGCTGGAGCTTTCACAAGCATATGGTTCGATTACAGTAGGAAAAATGGCCAACGTGTTTATCACCAAACCAGTGCCTTCTATTGCCTACTTGCCCTATCATTTTGGAAATGACTTTGTGGATCGCGTAATTTTGAACGGACAATTAATTAACTGA